The Acanthochromis polyacanthus isolate Apoly-LR-REF ecotype Palm Island chromosome 5, KAUST_Apoly_ChrSc, whole genome shotgun sequence genome includes a window with the following:
- the espl1 gene encoding separin: protein MKCLKVEEYIKRTASVKEIRLLYQELQNYVKNQPGLQGRTLCDRVARACNHNLGEGCLDFDHVSQLVKLVELSLHGYDICAAGIAQSSPLYMEKIIFHIVKKLSTLEVYSLCSRVAGLLYSRLATAQQGGEDYCVLVRNCFFVLWNGLSVGKTKKILNPRNKLHCQMQALSFLLLLDTESAIPSSSKVPTYTEDAITAFKSSCETMTKEDASFLIEEIQTLFNRCWTGGHSSEGDGSKQCADASSFYLLFEVALIVAKVLCKTSHYSLASAFLDEIESKVSDCVNGQCTALGLGKWGIKIHSAVKAGEESGQAFTECARALRSVSADLGDREAHAVLEGCSLVVWAVESGHNKGFSGPALLALFSFLEEHQIRIMKGLKKKSAHQAESSRLQQELCVSIYKGFAFAYESILASQLEDSDILDRVLLYCKATAGLMMTELRQLSNESLLVKAVITVSNLACALYNRNHYDQAFTLVETLCRDLSKNCPVSLSVEKLSRLFMLAVQTSRRSGHFERALDWVILWLKALGDKITTHMAEPVSLWVKTKTDAARNSEEDIRLRTLRDGFGPDVPDEQIMLSLLEEELRAYKEVAADMAQERYNTLCDLLDICHEQSSHTHLRAIYLCEMAQVVCFQDFSEQTDCTAVDFIHEALRLLEEETETPENADKLKDDKAHALLWLYICTLEKNLQEAIENDRKRRDLCRQTPYAADPVINDFEYEDKQKTQDSNQVYERLHFNLAAENKLCQPLERALGGWSALLQHQALPSVRNPKQTCSSIALAAALFRLMGKPLKALEAYQLVIGLSRQLADAQGCASALCQSAKLLLDMGSPEVALAQLEQAEKALASDPTADSKSSLSVLAVLLKAQYYYSTGQVDCGVPYLCEVLKEVNDQRQSKSWYLLRVQTFQTCSSYLSLDTAQLPQTQRNCITQHGINTPDVALYESLKLLCSLLYTLVGGGLYGADSSSSSDVRFIDQGDNLVWKWLLLSEVLNSSMKLVAVRSSCGSINEARRQCLEALKLATKLQALSQCAELLVTKAELELMQGEREESKADLDKVRNLLDLCTDFSDQVKRTDVKIKPRKGRPVQKSKSPLPTVEDDLQDILSTRWITKEPIVKDQSSSPPLKAQPRRWLSCLAHEPDCLCPCCSEPCLGRATARWAATQADLVLQLDPNEASVSLKLQRTTLSRCKNLASKLKAKLTELFPAKGNSRSSLMQDVVGRVYLHMALSGLEPRLNKACGVWKVLEAGLAFVDSTPSPVLTPVRAGLLATKAIASLMLLAAKKGCTPEELFSNAWTWNLPKEDKELRSLAPSSTHKKAKDVIKNPGIPDTKKEAKKVKIQWTSSSTKEKSLFPMTPVMPKSKSSGRTLDCFDFNTVVPTLACTPVPSMKGPTSVQKAPKTASKLQFHVYEELSPVQDKPQRVPAAPKRTKKSRFKVEFSDESDSEASTQAESKEKADVLKKRTTARRAGQNAKNAPGPPAEKVQPKRQVKGKRNTAVRRPTSSEDDEILVSTRRARTRRQLSQADAESMEEPDKMRSIEEETNDVLDMSIEQLRTSDTEADDNVASDIDFEVLRRDMCLEKGELSELRHRGPLREGTQTHLTHSDIGTENLSLEDVQSLLRSAWLSLQHFPSPTIYPNLCTLLALTMGQQDPNTTAMLHTQSLGVTVRHRTIRHLARCLKKQKKASSELTDEMDAMSLNEPSGSVSNTSTEQTLSQMDIFSFPTVDSSKFPQNHCQDFIQQIQGIPPGVTVCLMSVLGVKPGEMGNSIILSRLEKGSAPVTVHINTSKQQHPISWMMEEMDSILAEQQVMSGESLKAKWWQGRKSLDCRVGKLLKDLDGVLGCWNSLLLPLTLDSELSKQSQQLCKALSARGVTISEEMLKVVLSASPVLSEEDLKSFALGVSPQWNTECDQLLHGAVSQLAERDEPKGHTVLILDKYLQKLPWESISLLKSCSVSRMPSLHSLLGLSLQKEIGSQSILRLGVDTKKVFYVLDPDANLKNTQEQFKDWFASKPGWQGVCGVAPDSSQLVEAVATKDLYIYSGHGGGGRFLDSQAVLKRQMRAASLLIGCSSAALAVRGDQEGQGIILDYLIAGCPFILGNLWNVTDRDIDRFVTALLKSWFSAGSGASLLDYMGPARQVPLLRHIIGAAPVVYGLPVHLQ from the exons AATTATGTGAAGAACCAACCTGGGCTTCAGGGTCGCACGCTGTGTGACAGGGTCGCCAGAGCCTGTAACCATAATCTTGGAGAAGGATGCCTCGACTTTGACCATGTCAGTCAGCTGGTAAAGCTGGTTGAGCTTTCCCTTCATGGCTATGATATTTGTGCAGCAGGTATTGCTCAAAGCAGTCCGCTGTACATGGAAAAGATCATTTTCCACATTGTCAAGAAGCTGAGCACTCTCGAAGTTTACTCTCTTTGCAGCCGTGTAGCTGGGTTGCTTTACAGCAGACTTGCCACAGCACAACAG GGTGGGGAAGACTACTGTGTCCTTGTGAGGAACTGCTTCTTTGTCCTCTGGAATGGACTATCTGTgggcaaaaccaaaaaaattctTAATCCACGCAACAAACTCCACTGCCAAATGCAAGCTTTGAGCTTCCTTCTGTTACTGGATACAGAAAGTGCTATTCCTTCTTCCTCTAAAGTTCCCACATACACAGAAGATGCCATTACTGCATTTAAGAGTAGCTGTGAAACGATGACAAAGGAGGATGCCTCCTTTCTCATCGAGGAAATACAGACACTTTTTAACAGATGTTGGACTGGTGGTCACAGCAGTGAAGGAGATGGGTCCAAGCAGTGTGCAGATGCATCaagtttttatttgctttttgaaGTGGCACTGATTGTAGCGAAGGTGCTTTGTAAAACCAGTCACTACAGTCTGgcctctgctttcctggatgaaATCGAGAGCAAGGTTTCAGACTGTGTTAACGGTCAGTGTACGGCGCTGGGACTCGGCAAGTGGGGAATAAAAATTCATTCAGCAGTAAAGGCTGGTGAAGAAAGTGGCCAGGCTTTCACAGAGTGTGCAAGAGCCTTGAGGTCTGTCTCAGCTGACCTGGGCGACAGGGAAGCTCATGCTGTTCTGGAAGGATGCAGTCTGGTTGTTTGGGCTGTCGAAAGTGGCCACAACAAGGGATTTAGTGGACCAGCGCTTCTGGCGTTGTTTTCGTTCCTTGAGGAGCACCAGATACGGATAATGAAAGGACTAAAAAAG aaATCAGCACACCAGGCTGAgagcagcagactgcagcaggaaCTTTGCGTCAGCATTTACAAAGGCTTTGCGTTTGCTTATGAGAGTATACTAGCATCACAG CTGGAGGACAGTGACATACTGGACAGAGTGCTGCTCTACTGTAAAGCTACAGCTGGACTGATGATGACAGAACTGCGCCAGTTGTCTAATGAAAGCCTTCTTGTCAAAGCAG TGATTACCGTGAGCAACTTGGCCTGTGCTTTATACAACCGTAATCACTATGACCAGGCCTTCACTCTTGTTGAGACCCTCTGCAGGGATCTGTCCAAGAATTGTCCCGTGTCGCTCTCTGTAGAGAAG TTAAGCCGACTCTTCATGCTGGCTGTACAAACTTCACGGCGATCTGGACATTTTGAGCGAGCTTTGGACTGGGTGATCCTGTGGCTAAAGGCTCTAGGGGACAAGATCACGACTCACATGGCTGAACCTGTCTCACTCTGGGTGAAAACAAAGACTGATGCAGCACGTAACTCCGAGGAGGACATAAGACTCAG GACATTACGTGATGGTTTTGGTCCTGATGTACCTGATGAGCAAATAATGCTTTCCCTTTTGGAAGAAGAGTTACGTGCTTATAAGGAGGTTGCAGCAGATATGGCCCAGGAACGTTACAACACTCTGTGTGATCTGTTGGACATCTGCCATGAGCAGAGTTCCCATACCCATCTACGTGCTATTTACCTCTGTGAAATGGCCCAAGTTGTGTGCTTCCAGGATTTCAGTGAGCAGACTGACTG CACGGCAGTTGACTTCATCCATGAAGCTTTAAGGCTTCTTGAAGAAGAAACGGAGACTCCAGAGAATGCGGACAAACTGAAAGATGACAAAGCTCATGCGTTACTTTGGCTGTATATCTGCACTCTGGAGAAGAATCTTCAGGAG GCAATtgagaatgacagaaaaagaagagatcTGTGTAGGCAAACGCCGTATGCTGCCGATCCCGTAATCAATGATTTTGAGTATGAAGACAAGCAGAAGACACAGGACAGTAATCAGGTCTACGAAAGACTGCATTTCAACCTGGCTGCAGAAAACA AGTTGTGTCAGCCTTTGGAGAGAGCTCTGGGTGGATGGTCTGCTCTTCTTCAGCATCAAGCCCTGCCTTCTGTTAGGAACCCCAAACAGACCTGTAGCTCCATTGCTCTGGCTGCAGCTCTTTTCAGGCTCATGGGAAAG CCTCTGAAAGCTTTGGAAGCTTACCAACTTGTGATTGGACTTTCACGTCAACTTGCTGATGCTCAGGGTTGTGCCAGTGCTCTCTGTCAGTCGGCCAAGCTCCTCCTGGATATGGGCAGCCCTGAAGTGGCTCTG GCCCAGTTGGAGCAAGCAGAAAAAGCTCTTGCTTCAGACCCCACTGCTGACAGCAAATCGTCCCTCTCTGTGCTGGCTGTCCTATTGAAAGCTCAGTACTACTACAGCACAGGACAG gtGGATTGTGGAGTGCCTTATCTGTGTGAGGTGCTCAAAGAAGTGAATGATCAGAGACAATCAAAGTCCTGGTACCTTCTGCGTGTGCAAACCTTCCAGACCTGCAGCTCTTACCTGAGTTTAGACACCGCTCAACTGCCACAAACCCAACGAAACTGTATCACACAACACG GTATAAATACCCCGGATGTCGCTCTGTATGAGAGCTTGAAGCTTCTCTGCAGCCTCCTTTACACTTTAGTGGGAGGGGGTCTATATGgggctgacagcagcagcagctcagatgtGCGCTTCATTGACCAAG GTGATAACCTGGTGTGGAAGTGGCTCCTGCTCTCAGAGGTGTTAAACAGCTCCATGAAGCTGGTGGCTGTGAGGAGCAGTTGTGGGAGCATCAATGAGGCTAGACGTCAATGCCTAGAAGCCCTGAAACTTGCCACTAAGCTGCAAGCACTCAGCCA atgtgcTGAGCTGCTTGTGACGAAAGCCGAGTTGGAGTTAATGCAGGGGGAGAGAGAAGAAAGTAAAGCTGATTTAGACAAAGTCAGAAACCTTCTGGATCTCTGCACAG ATTTTTCTGATCAGGTGAAGAGAACAGATGTGAAAATCAAACCAAGAAAAGGTCGTCCTGTGCAGAAATCTAAGTCTCCCCTTCCGACCGTGGAGGATGATCTACAGGACATTCTAAGCACCAGGTGGATTACCAAAGAACCTATAGTGAAGGATCAGTCCAGCTCCCCTCCTCTCAAAGCACAGCCTCGCCGCTGGCTCTCCTGCCTTGCGCATGAACCTGACTGTCTGTGCCCCTGCTGCTCTGAACCGTGTCTTGGTCGTGCCACTGCTCGCTGGGCAGCTACACAGGCTGATCTGGTTCTTCAGCTGGATCCCAATGAAGCCAGTGTCAGCTTAAAACTTCAGAGGACAACATTATCCCGCTGTAAGAATCTTGCCAGCAAACTTAAGGCAAAATTGACTGAACTCTTCCCTGCTAAAGGCAACTCCAGATCCTCCCTGATGCAGGATGTGGTGGGCCGTGTTTATCTACATATGGCCCTGTCTGGGCTGGAACCGAGGCTGAACAAGGCCTGTGGTGTATGGAAAGTCCTGGAAGCTGGCTTAGCATTTGTGGACTCTACACCCTCGCCTGTGCTAACACCTGTGAGAGCAGGCCTATTGGCAACCAAAGCCATTGCATCATTGATGCTCTTGGCTGCCAAAAAGGGCTGCACCCCAGAGGAGCTCTTCTCAAATGCTTGGACATGGAATTTACCAAAAGAGGATAAAGAGCTGAGATCACTTGCTCCCTCATCCACACATAAGAAGGCGAAAGATGTCATTAAAAACCCAGGTATTCCTGACACAAAAAAGGAGGCAAAGAAGGTCAAGATTCAATGGACAAGTTCCTCAACCaaagaaaaaagtttatttCCCATGACACCAGTTATGCCGAAATCTAAGTCCTCTGGGAGAACACTTGACTGTTTTGACTTCAACACAGTGGTACCTACTTTAGCTTGCACTCCTGTTCCAAGTATGAAAGGTCCAACCTCAGTGCAGAAAGCACCAAAGACTGCCTCTAAGCTGCAGTTTCATGTGTATGAAGAGCTGTCGCCTGTTCAAGACAAACCACAGCGTGTGCCCGCTGCCCCCAAACGCACAAAGAAATCCCGTTTTAAG GTGGAATTTAGTGATGAAAGTGACTCAGAGGCCAGTACCCAAGCAGAATCTAAGGAAAAAGCAGATGTCCTTAAAAAGCGAACGACTGCTAGAAGAGCTGGTCAGAACGCTAAAAACGCCCCAGGTCCACCTGCAGAGAAGGTCCAACCCAAGAGGCAGGTAAAGGGGAAAAGGAACACTGCAGTGCGTCGTCCTACTTCTTCAGAAGATGATGAGATTTTGGTCTCAACAAGAAGAGCTAGAACCAGAAGGCAGCTGTCCCAGGCAGACGCAGAGTCAATGGAGGAGCCAGACAAAATGAGGAGCATTGAGGAGGAAACTAATGACGTCCTGGACATGAGCATCGAGCAACTCAGGACTTCAGACACTGAGGCCGACGACAATGTGGCTTCAG ACATAGATTTTGAGGTATTGCGAAGGGATATGTGTTTGGAGAAAGGCGAGTTGTCTGAACTGAGGCACAGAGGTCCTCTAAGAGAAGGCACGCAAACCCACCTCACTCATTCAGACATCGGGACAG aaAATCTCTCATTGGAGGATGTTCAGTCATTGCTCCGCTCAGCCTGGCTGTCTCTTCAGCACTTCCCCTCTCCCACTATCTATCCCAACCTCTGTACTCTTCTGGCCTTGACCATGGGACAGCAAGACCCCAATACTACAGCAATGCTGCACACCCAGTCCTTGGGCGTCACTGTTCGCCATCGTACAATCAGACATTTAGCCAGATGTCTCAA aaagcagaaaaaagctTCCAGTGAGCTGACAGACGAGATGGATGCTATGAGTCTGAATGAGCCCAGTGGGTCTGTGTCCAACACTTCTACTGAACAGACGCTGTCTCAGATGGACATCTTCTCTTTCCCTACTGTCGACTCCTCGAAGTTCCCTCAGAACCACTGTCAGGACTTTATCCAGCAAATTCAAGGCATTCCACCTG GGGTGACGGTGTGTTTGATGTCTGTGCTTGGAGTAAAACCAGGGGAAATGGGCAACAGTATTATACTGTCACGTCTTGAAAAAGGCTCTGCTCCTGTCACTGTTCACATCAACACATCTAAACAGCAG CACCCTATTAGTTGGATGATGGAGGAGATGGATAGCATTCTGGCGGAACAGCAGGTTATGAGCGGCGAGTCTCTAAAAGCCAAATGGTGGCAGGGCCGCAAGAGTCTTGACTGCCGAGTTGGG AAACTGTTGAAGGACCTGGATGGAGTGCTTGGATGCTGGAACAGCCTGCTTCTCCCCCTTACATTGGACTCTGAGCTCTCTAAACAGTCCCAACAACTTTGCAAGGCCTTATCAGCAAGAGGAGTGACCATTAGCGAGGAGATGTTGAAG GTTGTGCTTTCTGCATCTCCTGTGCTCTCTGAAGAAGATCTTAAAAGTTTTGCGCTTGGAGTTTCTCCACAGTGGAACACTGAGTGTGATCAGCTTCTCCATGGAGCTGTTTCTCAACTCGCAGAGAGAGATGAGCCCAAAGGCCACACGGTTCTAATCCTGGACAAG TACCTTCAGAAGTTGCCATGGGAGAGCATCTCCCTTTTGAAGTCTTGCTCTGTAAGCAGGATGCCTTCTCTGCACTCACTGCTGGGACTGAGTTTACAGAAAGAG ATTGGCTCTCAGTCCATCCTGAGGCTTGGGGTGGATACAAAGAAGGTGTTTTATGTGCTGGACCCTGATgccaatttaaaaaacactcaGGAACAATTCAAGGACTGGTTTGCCAg TAAACCGGGCTGGCAAGGTGTGTGTGGAGTTGCTCCTGACTCGAGTCAACTTGTAGAAGCTGTTGCGACCAAGGATCTATACAT TTACTCGGGTCATGGAGGAGGTGGAAGGTTCCTGGACAGCCAGGCAGTCCTGAAACGGCAGATGAGAGCAGCCTCTCTGCTGATTGGTTGCAGTAGTGCTGCTCTGGCAGTACGAGGGGATCAGGAGGGGCAAGGCATCATTCTCGACTACCTCATTGCAGGCTG tcCCTTTATTTTGGGAAACCTGTGGAATGTGACGGATCGGGATATTGATCGCTTCGTCACAGCCTTGCTTAAGTCCTGGTTCTCCGCTGGATCTGGAGCGTCTCTCCTGGATTACATGGGTCCAGCACGCCAAGTCCCACTGCTGAGACACATCATAGGAGCTGCTCCAGTGGTCTACGGCTTACCGGTCCACCTGCAGTAG
- the pfdn5 gene encoding prefoldin subunit 5, whose product MAVNLTDLSLPQLEGLKTQLDQEIEFLTSSIGQLKVVQTKYVEAKDSLNVLNKNNEGKELLVPLTSSMYVPGTLNDVEHVLVDVGTGYYVEKNVEDSKAFFKRKVDFLTKQIEKIQPALQEKHAMKQAVIEVMNVKIQQLQQSQQASQMVGTTKA is encoded by the exons ATGGCGGTGAACCTCACAGATCTCTCCCTGCCTCAATTAGAGGGGCTGAAAACTCAGCTAGACCAG GAGATTGAGTTCCTGACGTCTTCAATAGGTCAACTCAAAGTTGTCCAGACCAAGTATGTTGAAGCTAAAGATAGTTTGAATGTCCTGAACAAAAACAACGAAG GAAAAGAATTGCTTGTGCCCCTTACCAGTTCT ATGTATGTCCCTGGAACACTAAATGATGTGGAGCATGTTTTAGTGGATGTGGGAACAGGATACTATGTTGAAAAG AATGTGGAAGACTCAAAGGCCTTCTTCAAGCGTAAAGTAGACTTCCTCACAAAGCAGATAGAGAAAATTCAGCCAGCCCTTCAAGAAAAACATGCCATGAAACAAG CTGTCATTGAAGTAATGAATGTGAAGATCCAGCAGTTACAACAGAGCCAGCAAGCATCACAGATGGTTGGAACCACAAAGGCCTAA